A window of Vallitalea longa genomic DNA:
TGAAAATGAAACAATGCTTTTGATTGAGTATTATACACCCATAAATAAAAGTTGGTTGATAAGAAAGATTTATCCACTGCATCTTTTCTATAGTGAAGGATGCTGGTACTTAGATGCATATTGCGATGTCAGAAAAGCAAAAAGGACTTTTCGCTTGGATAGAATACGTACATGTAAATTATTATCGGAAAATATCCCTCAAGAATATCTACAATCTTATGAAATACATAAAATGATTGATGATGTAACGGTTACTGAAATAACCTTGGAAATAGACGAAAGATTATATGAACAGATTAAAGATGATGATATAATTAGAGATGCTGACATAATAATATCAACGAAGTCATCTATAACGCTGACAGTTAAAAATATATCAGCAGAATACATAGCCATGTTTGCTTACAGAAATGTAGATATGGTAACAATCCTATCACCTGAATCATTAATACAATTGGTACAGAATAAAATAAAAAGTATGCAGAAAAAATATTTATGAATTTATAAACCCTGACAAGTATCTGTCAGGGTTTATATTATAATATGGTAAATGGAGGTGGTTGAAAATGAATATTGCAGCATATTTATATGATAATTACTATGAAACTGAATTGTGTATACCCACATTAATGTTCAAAGAAGATGACGAAAATAATGTAATAATGATTTCTAGTGAACAAGATATTGTTAAATGCGTAGATGGAAAAAGGATATTAATAGACAAAAAGATAAGCCAGATAAATCATGA
This region includes:
- a CDS encoding helix-turn-helix transcriptional regulator: MIYLLSHNKRLNCSKLAEILEVSPRTIYRDIDALSQMKVPIISYEGVDGGYEIDKSYFFQSVKLTDKELMVMKLLLDLGYQLNTTDMDDDIITLKHKLLNACGDQPNIKKALKHITMEVQHIYPQKIVKGIFNKVIKSLENETMLLIEYYTPINKSWLIRKIYPLHLFYSEGCWYLDAYCDVRKAKRTFRLDRIRTCKLLSENIPQEYLQSYEIHKMIDDVTVTEITLEIDERLYEQIKDDDIIRDADIIISTKSSITLTVKNISAEYIAMFAYRNVDMVTILSPESLIQLVQNKIKSMQKKYL